TTGGCAGCCGGCTTTTTGGCGGCAGGCTTCTTCGCAGCCGCTTTCTTGGCAGGCGCCTTCTTGGCTACCGCTTTCTTGGCGGCTTTTTTGGCAGGGGCCTTTTTGGCTGCTTTCTTGGCAGGCGCCTTCTTGGCCGCTTTCTTGACGGCCTTCTTGGCTACTGCCTTCTTGGCGGCTTTCTTGGCCGGAGCCTTTTTGACCGCTTTCTTCACGGCCTTCTTGGCAGCGACTTTCTTGACGGCCTTCTTGGCAACCGCTTTCTTCACCGCCTTCTTGGCAGCNGCGCCGACACCGCTGGCCCGCACGACGCGGGACGGGGCTAGAACGCAAACCCCAAACGCAATATCCACAGGTGCATAAGGCCAATAGCCAGGAAATCACCGGATCGGCCTTAAGGTAGCGCCATGGGTGTCAGGCACCCTGCGGGAGCCCGACACCTGGGGCTTACCTGGGGCTTGGCAGCTTCTACAGCAGGTCTTCGATACGCACGGGCAGGTCTCGCACGCGCACGCCGGTGGCGTGGTAGACCGCGTTGGTGATGGCCGCGGCGATGCCGGCCAGGCCGATTTCGCCGATGCCGCGCGCGCCGACTTCGTTCCAGATGTAGTCGGGGTAGTCCAGGAAGCTGACATCCAGCCGCGGCGCGTCGGCGTGCGTGGCCACGATGTAGTCGGCCAGGTTGCTGTTCATGGGCGCGCCCGAGCGGCTGTCGTAGTGGGTCTGTTCCAGCATGGCCATGCCCACGCCCATGACGATGGCGCCTTCTATCTGGTTGCGGCCGGTGCGCGGATTCAGGATGCGTCCGCCGTCGATCACCGTTACCACGCGCGACACGCGCAGCCGCGCCGTGGCGGGGTGCCACGCCACTTCAACGAAATGCGCGCCGTACGAGTTGATCGAGTACTGCCGTTTCAGCGCCTTGCCGTTGTCGCCATGGCCGTCGCCCGACACGCTGGCCACGCCGGCCGCGGCCAGCAGCTGGCCCAGCGGCATGCCGGCGTCGGCGCCGTCGGCGGCCAGGCGGATACGGCCGGCGCGCATGGCCAGGTCCCGCACGGGCGTGCCGACGTAGGGGCCGGCCGCGCTTGCGGCCAGCTCGCAGGCGGCCCGCACCGCATTGCGCGTGGCTTCGAGCGCGGCCGGAACGAAGGATGCGGTGGCGGCCGATCCGCCCGACACGGGCCCCGGCGGCAGTTGCGTGTCGCCCAGGCTGACCTGGATGCGGTCCAGCGGGATGCCGGTCTCGGCGCTGACCAGCTGCGCCAGCACCGTGTAGGTGCCGGTGCCGATGTCCTGCGTGGCGCAGGCCAGCCGGGCCGTGCCGTCGTCGTGCAGCGTGACGCGGGCGTCGGTGGGCATGCGCAGGGCCAGCCACGAGCACGAGGCCATGCCCCAGCCCAGCACCACGTCGCCCTGCCGCATTGCGCCCACGCCGGGCTGGCGGCGCTGCCAGCCGAACCGTTCGGCGCCCTGCCGCAGGCATTCGCTCAGGTGGCGCGACGAGAACGGCAGGCCGTTGCCTTCGTCGAGCCGGGGCTCGTTGCGCAGGCGCAGTTCCACGGGATCGATCTGCAGCGCGACGGCCAGTTCGTCCATGGCCGATTCCAGCGCGTACATGCCCGGCACGGCGCCGGGGCCGCGCATGGAGGTGGGCGCGCCGACATGGCGCCGCGCCAGCCCCCAGCAGACCCGCAGGTTGGGCGTGCTGTACATGCGCGGCGTGGCTTCGCCGCAGCGCTCGCGGTACTTGTCCAGCTGCGACGCCTGGCTAAGGTAATGATGCTGCAGCGACACCAGCCTGCCGTCGGGCGTGGCGCCCAGGCGCATGCGTTGCCGCGTGTACGGGCGGTGCCCGGCGCTATGGAAGGTCATGGCGCGGCTGATCACCAGTTTCACCGGCCGGCCCAGCTGGCGCGCGGCCACGGCCGCCAGCAGCGAATGCGCCCAGGGCCACAGCTTGCCGCCGAAGCCCGAGCCCAGGTAATGCGAAATGACCCGTACGTTCTCCTTGCCGGTGCCCAGCATCTGCGCCACGACATCGCGGTGGTTGACCACGCCCTGCGAGGTTTCGTACAGCGTGTAGGCCCGGCCGTCGTATTCGGCCACGCAGGCGTGCAGCTCCATCGAATTGTGCGTTTCCACCGGCGTGGTGTACACCGCGTCCAGCCGCACCGGCGCGCTGTCATAGGCGGCCGCCGCGTCGCCGCGTTCGCTTTCGACATTGGGGGTGTCTTCTTCGTCCGACGGCGGCGAGACGTCGGGCGGCTGCGCGGCATAACCTACGCGCACCGCGTTGGCGGCGGCCTGGGCCTGCTGCGGCGTGTCGGCCACCACCAGCGCCACATACTGGCCGTAATAGCGGATGATGTCGTCGTCCAGCGGCGGGCGGGCCTCGTCGATCGAGCCGCTGGCGGCGCGCGCCAGCGGCGGGCGGTTGCCCCGGTGCAGCACGGCATGCACGCCGGGCATGGCGCGGGCGGCCTCGATGTCCAGGCTGGCGATGCGGCCATGCGCGATGGTGGCGCACACCGGCACCGCATGCAGCATGCCGGGCAACATGAAATCGGCGGTATAGCGCGCCGCGCCGCTGACCTTGGCGGGCCCGTCGATGCGCGGGCTGGGCTGGCCGATGGCATCGGGATGGGCAAGGCGAAGATGGTCCATGATGC
This genomic window from Bordetella petrii contains:
- a CDS encoding xanthine dehydrogenase family protein molybdopterin-binding subunit, giving the protein MDHLRLAHPDAIGQPSPRIDGPAKVSGAARYTADFMLPGMLHAVPVCATIAHGRIASLDIEAARAMPGVHAVLHRGNRPPLARAASGSIDEARPPLDDDIIRYYGQYVALVVADTPQQAQAAANAVRVGYAAQPPDVSPPSDEEDTPNVESERGDAAAAYDSAPVRLDAVYTTPVETHNSMELHACVAEYDGRAYTLYETSQGVVNHRDVVAQMLGTGKENVRVISHYLGSGFGGKLWPWAHSLLAAVAARQLGRPVKLVISRAMTFHSAGHRPYTRQRMRLGATPDGRLVSLQHHYLSQASQLDKYRERCGEATPRMYSTPNLRVCWGLARRHVGAPTSMRGPGAVPGMYALESAMDELAVALQIDPVELRLRNEPRLDEGNGLPFSSRHLSECLRQGAERFGWQRRQPGVGAMRQGDVVLGWGMASCSWLALRMPTDARVTLHDDGTARLACATQDIGTGTYTVLAQLVSAETGIPLDRIQVSLGDTQLPPGPVSGGSAATASFVPAALEATRNAVRAACELAASAAGPYVGTPVRDLAMRAGRIRLAADGADAGMPLGQLLAAAGVASVSGDGHGDNGKALKRQYSINSYGAHFVEVAWHPATARLRVSRVVTVIDGGRILNPRTGRNQIEGAIVMGVGMAMLEQTHYDSRSGAPMNSNLADYIVATHADAPRLDVSFLDYPDYIWNEVGARGIGEIGLAGIAAAITNAVYHATGVRVRDLPVRIEDLL